The following proteins are co-located in the Carassius gibelio isolate Cgi1373 ecotype wild population from Czech Republic chromosome A21, carGib1.2-hapl.c, whole genome shotgun sequence genome:
- the LOC127941692 gene encoding spermine synthase: MAVLHYTLDFKLRAPADVSATVRGLQSIFQEQEMTENVHDSEGHGYLATFLGKNGRFAILRMHSHGLVTFDLQCLEGDDVVQVDNLLNALEKKLKALLDGKIQRIKRLPVLIRGGDVDRYWPTADGRLMEYDIDEVVYEKDSAYQNIKILHSRQFGNMLILNGDVNLAESDLPYTQAIMGSGKEHYAGKEVLILGGGDGGILHEAVKLKPKMITMVEIDELVIDGCRKHMRKTCGNVLDNLKGDCYEILVQDCVPVLKKFAEQGRTFDYVINDLTAVPISTAPEEDSTWEFLRLILDLSIRVLRPGGKYFTQGNCVNLTDALCEYEKLLCRLSCKVDFSKEVVCVPSYMELWVFYTIWKK, translated from the exons ATGGCAGTGCTACATTACACCCTTGACTTCAAACTCCGTGCGCCAG CTGACGTCTCTGCGACTGTACGTGGCTTACAGTCTATTTTTCAAGAGCAGGAAATGACAGAGAATGTCCACGACTCAGAGGGACACGGGTATCTGGCAACGTTTCTCGGCAAGAACGGCAG GTTTGCCATCTTACGAATGCACTCCCATGGTctggtgacctttgacctgcagtGTCTTGAAGGGGATGATGTAGTGCAAGTGGACAAT CTGCTGAATGCACTGGAGAAGAAATTGAAGGCTCTCCTGGATGGAAAAATCCAAAGGATCAAGAG ACTCCCTGTGCTGATTCGAGGCGGTGATGTTGACCGATACTGGCCCACCGCTGACGGCAGGTTGATGGAGTACGATATCGATGAAGTTGTCTACGAGAAGGATTCTGCCTACCAGAACATCAAAATCTTGCACTCGCGGCAGTTTGGCAATATGCTCATTCTTAATGGGGATGTCA ATCTGGCAGAAAGTGATCTGCCCTACACTCAGGCCATTATGGGCAGCGGCAAAGAGCACTATGCTGGGAAGGAGGTACTTATTCTGGGAGGAGGAGACGGTGGAATTCTCCATGAGGCGGTGAAGCTCAAACCAAAGATGATCACCATGGTTGAGAT tgaCGAGTTGGTGATTGATGGATGTAGGAAGCACATGAGAAAGACATGCGGGAATGTTCTAGATAACTTGAAGGGAGATTGTTATGAG ATATTGGTACAAGACTGTGTCCCCGTACTTAAAAAGTTTGCAGAGCAAGGGAGGACATTTGATTACGTCATAAATGACTTGACGGCTGTCCCTATTTCTACAGCACCGGAGGAAG ATTCAACATGGGAGTTCCTGAGACTCATCCTTGACCTCTCCATTAGAGTTCTGCGGCCTGGTGGGAAGTACTTCACACAG GGTAACTGTGTGAACCTGACTGATGCGCTCTGTGAATACGAAAAGCTTTTGTGCAGACTTTCGTGCAAAGTGGACTTTTCCAAAGAGGTGGTGTGTGTTCCCTCATATATGGAGCT ATGGGTGTTTTACACCATCTGGAAGAAGTAA